In Bacillales bacterium, the genomic stretch GGAACTGGGTAGTTATGAGCGTCTATACGAATGGCGCACCCAAAACGAAAAATCACTCACATAAATGAGCATACGATGGACCGAAACAAATACTCAGCGATCGCAACGAGAAATCACGACTTTAACAACCCGATCAGCCGGGAAAAGTGGGAGCGTCTGCTGGATCAGCTCGACTTAAAGCCGGGGGAGAAAATATTCGATATCCGCGCCGGCAATTGCGAG encodes the following:
- a CDS encoding class I SAM-dependent methyltransferase — its product is MAHPKRKITHINEHTMDRNKYSAIATRNHDFNNPISREKWERLLDQLDLKPGEKIFDIRAGNCEIPIQFVEKFDVTVTAVELCEPHLEGGKQRAEGRRTRPALGVHGERG